In the Flavobacterium sp. 90 genome, TAATGTCTCTCAACTCCTGAATGTTGATTGTCTTACCGTAATGTTTGGCTATTATTTTTAAACATGTAGGGCCGCAATCTTTATGATCAGCTTGTATATAATTGGTAAATTTTTTCAATTCTTAATTAATTTTCTACCTTTTATGGTAAATTTTAGTTTTGCTAATGTAATATTTATCAGGAACTTTTCTCACTATTTTTTTCTTTATAATTCTTCGTTAGCCAAAACAAATCATACATAATTAAATACCTAAAACTTTCATTTTCTGTTTGCAAATTAAAAAGGTTTATTCGAAGAAACAAATTATTATAAAAATGAAAGAGCAATCCTTCTTGAAGAAACAGTTAAAGAAATAAATTAAAATATCTATATAAAAGAAACCGCCAAAATAAAATATAAGGCGGTTTTTTTTGTTGTAAATATGAAAATTAACTATCTAACCAACAGTTTTCTTCAATAACTGCTGCACAAGTTTCTCCTTCACCGGGATGTATAACACCAGCGAAAATACCAGTTCCAGGGCAATAACAAGCCTCCATTCCGACTCCTCCGCCGTTAATACTTTTCTTTTCACTAACACTTAAAATTTCAACTCCGATTAAATCTTTCAATCTTTTCATAATTTGTTTTTTGATTTGTTATTACTTCAATCACTTTAAGACAGTTGAAGCATCTGTCTGTTAAAAAACTATCATTGTAATTATTACCGGTTATTCTATAAATAAAAAAAACAGAAAGGAAATAATTCTCCTTTCTGTTAAGTATTTAAAAACGTTATTATCAGTAATCCAATTTCTGTAGGACATGGCACTGGTTAACCCTAACCAAATAAAATCAACTCAGTGACCAATTTTCCTAAAGAATCCCAACACCAATCATCAATGTGGGGAATTTGCTCAATGTTCCACGATCGAGCGCCTACAAATTAAAAAAAACATGACTAAATTCTAAAAAAGGCTATATCGTAATTACTTCTAAAAAAGTTAAAAATCAACAACAAAGACGAACCGAGTCGCAAATACCGGGCAACGTATCCATAGGACAAGTTCCTCCAACAGGTATTAAAACACATCCCGCTTCAATCGCGTAAATCCAACATTCAGGAATTCCTCCCTGCATTGTTTTTTGCTCATTTTTTGTGATTCTATGAGCATTTTCCAGATTTAAAATTTTCTTTAACATTTTATATTTTTTAATGTTATTTACCTCATCCTAACAGGCATCTCCTACAATTGAGCACTTATTATTTCCTAAATAAACAGGTCTGTAATAAGGATCATAATTCAAACAAACCGTTTCGCTTGCATTCCACGTAACATATCCACAAATTGGCTCAACTGGATAAGCACCACCATTAATACTCTTTTTCTCGAAAATGCTTAATTCCTGCGCTCCTTCTAAGTTTAAAATGTTTTTTAACATAATCTTCAATTTTTAGTTCTCCTTACATTTATTCAAAACAACAACTTATTTTTATTCTTGCATTCTTGTGAAATGCAGAGAAGCTTTTAAACTTCTCCACACTGTTTTCTTTTTACAAGCATTTATAATATCCTCTATTAATATCCCAACACATTCCAACTTCAGGGTCGGTTCCGCCTGCAGTATTTTTTTGTTCTTCTTTTGATAATTTTTTAGTACCCTCTGTCTTTAAAAATTTTTCTAACATGATTTGTGTTTTTTGTTTCTTAATAATAGACCTTCAAACATTTTAAGACATTTGAAGATTCTGTCTGTATTTTTTATGCCGTTTTTTCAAAAATTTCAACCTCTTCAACAAAATCGTTCAAAAAGTATTTCAACTCACTTAATTCATATTCGTTTGGAAACAATTTGTCGTTTACAATTTTAACTGGCGTATAATTAAAATTATTCTTAGAACACCATTCGTATTGTTTGTTTATTTCCTGCGTTATCATCATACTAACCGAATCAACATTCCATTTTTTCATCCATTTCTTCAAGCTCATCTTTTTAATGTGCCAGTCTGAAATAGCTTCAACCGTTTTTCCAGGTGTTGATCTGTTTATTGATAAAAGTCTTTCAACAATAACTTTGTATTGATTATCATTATTTTCCGGATTAATATTGAATAGAACATTCAGAAATATTTTGTCCGGATATTTTAAAACTAAATCGAATCCTTCCTGAAACGTTTTATGACAATGTCCACAACTTGGACTTATTATTATTGAAAGTTTTACAGCAGCATTTCTGTTTCCAAAATTCAACCCTCTCAAGTCTTCAAATCCTTTAGTATTAGGCACTTTCTTAGACAAAAAATTCAATAAAGAATAATTTCTTTTAAACTTTTTTAATTCTTTTAGCGAGTTTTCATTCTTCAAAATATTTTGTATCATTGATTTGATAACATACCAAATTGGCACAAGAAATAGCAATGAAAAAAAGAATGGAAAAACATTTTCAAAACTAAAACTCAACGTAAATAAATCTGATGAAAACCAAACAATACTTTGCGTAAAGATCAAGAATGAAACTATCAGACACATAACGCACCATTTTTGAATTTCAAACTTTTGAATCCAAATCGAAGAAACTATTACAGGAATTGCCAGTAAACTTAAAAATCCAATAAAAATTGCTGAATTTAGAGGTTGAATTAAAATTGATATATAACTCGCACTGAAAAAAAGCAATGGCAAATCTGAAAAATTAATCCATTTATTTTGGATTCCCACATTAGCGTTTAGAACTGAATCACAAGAAGAGTTAGAACTTAAATTGCAAATTTTTGAAATTATATTGTTTTTAAAACCCAACTTTTCCTGAACTATTAAAACACTTACAACCAATCCTAAAATTGATGTTCCTAAAAAAATAAGACTGAACCAATTATAGGTATTATAGAAAAATGATAATCCTGTTAAAAGCAAAAGAGGAAAAAAATATTTCACCCAATTGTATTCTATTTTCAAATTTTCTCTCTCTACAATATTATTAGGTTCTATAGCTACAATTACTCCATTCCAGTCTAAAAGGAATTTTTCATAAGCCATTTTATAGTTTCTTTTTTTCTGACTATTAATAAGAACGAAATTTTTAGCCTTTTCTACCAATATAAGTTCTTCTTTAAAATAAGCTAAAAAATTTGTAGGCAAATCGACAATCTGCTCTTTCGAAACTCTTACCGCAGCATTCTCTATAGATAGTAAATCAAAAGAATCTGTTATAGCAAATAGACTTGGATAATTAGGATGAGAAAGAAACAGATCCTTAAACTCATTTTTAATTTCCGAGTATCTATTTATTTGAAGAAATTTTTGGACAAGTTTTAACATCTTTTTCGGCTGTTTAAAATCATAATTACAATACAAATATTGCTGTTTTTATTCGAAAAATAATCACAAAAGCAGACATTTTATCAATTATACTACATACAATTTATAAATTATACCAGTCACATTGAAAGATTTAATAAACTGATAAACAGCTATTTATGTCGATTTATTTTTTACAAAAAGCCGAAAAACGTCATTCTCGATTAAGGGTTTTGCTTTTTGTCTAGTTTTGACAATGTAATAACCTTAACACATAAAAACATGGCAACTCGAGCATTAAAACTAGAAGATTTTGGAGCACAAAAATTATCAAATAATCAACAAAAAATCGTTCGCGGAGGAGACACTCCTACTATACCTGCACCGATACCAACACCACAAGAAAATGATCCTGGAAAAGGAGGTAACACTCCTGCAGGATAAATAAATTACTTTATTGATAAGCTAAATATTATTCGCAAACTGAGCCGGAGAAACTCCGGTTCTTTTGCGAAATGATTTTGCAAAAGAACCTGCGTTTTTAAATCCTACGCTTTCTGCGGTAGCTTGTGTAGATTTTTTTCGATAAGTTTCACTGGTAATCATCTTATTAATTGCATAATTAATTTTTAGCTCATTGGTATATTCTCCAAATGATTTTCCAAATCGCTTATTGACTACATAAGATAGGTAAGTAGTATTTGTTTTGATTTTTTTTGCCACATAAGCTAATGTGAAGCCGGTATTCAAGTATTCTAAGTTATTTTCAAGCTCTAAAAGCTTTTCGACGATTTCATTTTCTTTAGCCAGATCAATGCATAAACTTGCATTTTCAGTTTTTATAGATTCAAGTAATTTCACTTTGGCAAAACTACCATTTTCCTTTTCCATATCTGCTTTAAGTTCCTGTATTATGGCACTCATCTTTTTATTGGCCTTATTTTTATCTCTATTGCTTTTTACCAAGAGCGTAACAGTTCCAATAATTAAAAATATATAAAACCCTTTCAGGCTTTTATCTAAAAAAAGATCTTTCTTATAATTTTGCTCAACAGCAATCATCTCCTCTGTCTGAGAATCAACCCCTTGTAACTCATTTACGCCTGATCTCTCTTTCTTTAATTTTTCCTCGTATTTTTTTTTACTATCTAAGTAAATTTTAGAATGCTCATAAGCCAGTTCCGGCTTTTTAAGAATTGTATAAATTTTTGATTGATAATAATTAGATTTTAGGTAATCTAACTCATTCGAATTACTTAAAATCGCAAGAGAATCTGTATTCTTATAAAAAAACAATGCTTTATCGTACTTTTTCTGGGTATAACAAACATCTCCTAAATTAAAATTGGCACTACATAATAACTCTTTCTGATCATTCTCCTCGCAAAGAAGTACAACCTGATAATATGCTTTTTCAGCATCTTTTAGATTACCTTTCCAATTATAGACATTTCCTAAGTTTAATTTTGCCGTGATTTTATTAAAAAGATAATTATCCGAATAATCAACTGTCTTCTTATAATAATACTCGGCTGAATCTAACAAGTACCTTTTGCTTTTATTTGCCTTAAAGTAATCTTCATAAGAACCTCCTAAACTGAGATTAATGTTACTTTTTTTATTCAGAAAACTTTCTTTATCAAATAAATCTTTATTCTCATGAAGAAATTTATCAAGGTCTTTTCCATTTTTAATCGCTAATTTATAGTTTCCTACTACTTCGTTAGCCAAGACAATATTGGCCTTAAAGTTAACCAGTTGATTAATATCTCCTATTTTTTCCGAAAGTTTGATTCCCTGATGAAATTTTTCAATTGCGGCACTAAAATTTCTTCTGTCAAACTCTGCCAACCCGCCGTAATTATAGATATAGGATTGCAATTGTATCTTATCTTTAGAATCAGGCACTTTGTCCAGATAATAAAGTGCTGTTTTATATTTTTCTTTTGATAATTCTGTTTTTCCTTTATTTTGCCATAAAACTGATAATGCCGCATTTGCAAAAGCCAAATGCTTATTGCTATTTGATTTTGCCATTTGATTTGCGTATACAAGAGAACTATCTGTATTTGCATTAAAATTTGTTCTGATTTTATGTCTCAAAATTGCATACTCCTCTTCAGACATCGAATTTGTATGTTGAGCACAAGTAGCATTGAGAATAAAAAAGAATAAAAAACTAACAATCAGCCTCATGAGTTTGTTTTTGGAATTTCAAAAATAACTTATTCCTTATTTCTAAACTAAATATTTTTTAAAAAGCGAGTTGGAGCAACTCCGGTTCGTTTCCGAAATATTTTTTCAAAAGAAATCGCATTTTTAAAACCTGCATTCTCAGCAATTGATTGCATAGGTTGTTTGCGATAGTGCTCATTAGCAATCATTTCATAAATTACATAACTAATTTTTAACTCATTGCTGTATTCTTCAAAAGATTTTCCAAATCGTTTATTAATAACATAAGACAAATAAATTGTATTCGTTTCTATTTTCTTTGCTACCTGAGACAATATAAAATTAGAGCTTAAGTACTCCTGATTCTTTTCAAGCACTAATAATTTTTCGACTATTTCATTCTCTTTCGAATCATCAATACTTAAATTGAGATTATTTTTTTCATGTAAATTCTCATTATTATCAAAGAGTATTGCTTTGTCTTCAGGATAATTTCCTTTTTCAATGCTTGTTTTGAATTCCTGTAAAACAGCATTCATCTTTTTATACCCCTTCCTTTTGTCTCTTGATTTTTTTATCAATAGAATCCCAATTACAATAAATAAAAGTGAGCAGAAAACTTTTATTCCTCTACTATAGAGAAGATTTTTTTTATAATTTCTTTCAAAAGAAACCATTTCCTTTGTTAGATTATTTATTCCTTGTAACTCATTTACTCCTACTCTCTCTTTATTTAATTTTTCCTCGTATTTTTTTTTGCTGTCCAGATAAATTTTAGAATGTTTGTAAGCTTCATCCGGTTTTTTAAGAAGCATATAAATTTTAGACTGGTAGTAATTCGACTTTAAATAATTAAATTGATTTGTATTGCTTAAAAGTGCAATCGAATCAGACTTCTTATAAAAAAATAATGCTTTATTATACATTTTAAGTGTATTATAAACATCCCCCAGATTATAATTTGCAATGCACAAAATTTTTTTATCATTATTCTGTTGGGATAAAAGTGTAACCTCATAGTATAATTTCAAAGCATTCTTATAATTACCTCTCCAATTATAAATATTACCTAAACTTAATTTGGCATTGATTTTATTAAGAGGAAAACGATCAGAGTAATCAATCGTTTTTTTATAAAAATATTCTGCCGAATCTAGTAAATGTATTTTACTTTTGCTTGACATAAAATATCCTTCATAAGAATTTGCTAAACTAGAATTAATATTGCTTTTTCTGCTTAAATAATCCTCTTTAGCAAATAAATCTTTATTCTCATGAATATAATCATTAAGTTCTCTCCCATTTCTGATAGCTAATTGATAATTACCAACAGCTTCATTGATCGCTGTAATATTGATTTTAAATTTAATTATCTGATGAAAATCTTTTATTTGTTCAGAAAGCTTAAGCCCTTCCTGGTCTTTTTCAAGCGCCGCACTAAAATTACCTCTATGAAACTCTGTTAATCCGGCATAATGATATATATAACTCTTTAGTTGAATTTTATCTTTAGAATCAGGTACTTTATCAAGATAAAAAAATGCTTTTTTATATTTTTCTTTGGACAAATCATTTTTGCCTCTCATTTGTAACAAAGTTGACAATACAATATTTGCAAAAGCAAGATGTTTGTTATTATTAGATTTTTTCAACTGATAAACATAGAAAAATGCACTGTCAATATTTACATTATAATTTAATCGTATTTTATATTTCAAACTTTGATACTCTTCCTCCGTCATTGCTTTTTTATCTTGAGCAAATCCAATATTAAGAGTACAAAAAAATAAAAAGCAGATAATATACTTCATCGAATTCGAAAATCAAAGTAATTCACAATAGTACGAAATTAGATATTACTTGCAAACTGAGCTGGAGAAACTCCGGTTCTTTTACGGAATGATTTTGCAAAAGAAACTGCATTTTTGAAACCTACACTTTCTGCAATAGCCTGTGTAGAGTATTTACGATACATATGATTGGTAATCATCTCGTTGATTACATAATTAATTTTAAGTTCATTTGAATATTCTCCAAATGATTTACCAAATCGTTTATTGACAACATAAGACAAATAAGTCGTATTTGTTTTGATTTTTTTGGCGACATAAGGCAATGTAAAATCTGCGTTTAAGTATTCTAACTTGCTTTCCAGCGCTAGTAATTTCTCGACTATTTTATTTTCTTTAGCCTCATCAATACTTAAATTGACATTTTCTTTTTTAAGATGAACTTCTTCTGGTTCAAGTATTAGTTCTTCTATTACTTCAACTTCTTTTTGCTCAAACTCAGGATTATTTCTCTTCTCTATATTAGCTTTAAATTCTTCGATTAAAGCATTCATTTTTTTGTGAGCTTTATTTTTATCTCTAATGTTTTTTATCAATAAAAATACAATTACAACAAAAAGAAGTACATAGAAAACTCTTAACCCTCTATTTAAGAAAACTTCATTTTTATATTTTTTCTCAATAGTAACCATTTCATCCGTAAGATTACCAACTCCTTGTTTATAGTTTACCTCTAACGTTTGTTCATTTAATTTTGTTTCAAATTTCTCATAATTATCCAAATAAATTTTAGAATGTTTATAAGCTAATTCAGGTCTCTTCTGTATATTATAGATTTTGGCCTGATAATAATTCGACTTTAAAAAATCAAGCTGATTTAAGTCTGTTAAAGCGGCTATTGAATCGCATTTTTTAAAAAACACAAGTGCTTTATCGTATTTTTTAGTGGTGTAATATATATCTGCCAAATTATAATTTGCCACACACAATAAATCTTTCTGATCATTTTGTTGTGATAAAAACACAACATCATAATAGGTTTTTTCAGCATTTACGTAATCCTGTTTCCAATTGTAAACATTACCTAAACTTAATTTTGAACTGATTTTAGTATATGGGTTATTTTTCGAATATGTAATTGATTTTTTGTAAAAATATTCTGCCGAGTCTAGCAGATACTTTTTACCTTGGTTTTTCATAAAATAGCTTTCATACGAACTCGCTAAATTGCTGTTTATATTACTTTTTCTATTTAAAAAATCTTCCTTCGTAAACAAATCTTCATTTTTATCAATAAAACCGTCGAGTTGCCGTATATTTTTAATAGCTAATTGGTAATTACCAACTGCCTCATTAATTATCGAAATATTAATTTTGAATTTAACAATTTGCAAAACATCTCTTATCTCTACAGAAAGTTTCATCCCTTTCTGATATTGTTCAATGGCCTGACTAAAATTACCTCTTTTCCATTCTGCCATTCCGGCAAAATTTAGAATATAAGATTCTAATTGCATTTTATCTTTTGATGCCGGTATTTTACTTAAATAACCAATCGTCAGCTTATACTTTTCTTTAGATTCTTTTGTTTTTCCCTTTGCTTGCAAAGAATAAACCAAAGATCCATTTGCAAAAGCCTTATGCCTAAGATCATTTGATTTAGCCATTTGATTAGCATATACAACAGCACTATCGACATTTGCGTTAAAATTAAGTCGGATTTTACTTTGCAATGCTGTGTACTCTTGTTCTGTCAAGACATTTTTTTGAGAAAATGATGTATTCAGAACAAAAAAGAGTAAAAAAGAGATGATCAGCCTCATTTATTTTGTTTTTGGAAACTCAAAAATAGCTCATAAATTATCAATAAACTATAATTAATTTGTCTTATTACTAATTTTCTTCTTTTTGTTTTAAAAAATATAACAATTTAACCGTGTTTTGTTATATTTATATTGCGTAAATTTGTTTTTGCTAAACTATCAAAAAATGAAGCCAGATTTATTTCAAGCCCCGGATTATTACAACCTTGACGATTTATTGACGGACGAACACAAATTGGTTCGCGAATCTGCTCGTGCATGGGTCAAGAGAGAAGTTTCTCCTATTATTGAAGAGTATGCTCAAAAAGCAGAATTTCCAAAACAAATTATAAAAGGACTTGGAGAAATTGGCGGTTTCGGCCCTTATATTCCTGTTGAATATGGCGGTGCCGGACTGGATCAAATCTCTTATGGTTTAATAATGCAGGAAATCGAACGTGGAGATTCTGGTGTAAGATCTACTTCATCTGTTCAGTCTTCATTAGTAATGTATCCTATTTGGAAATACGGAAACGAAGAACAACGAATGAAATATTTACCAAAACTGGCAACAGGAGAATTCATGGGTTGTTTTGGTTTGACCGAACCTGATCATGGTTCTGATCCCGGAAGTATGATTACCAATTTTAAAGATATGGGAGATCATTATCTTTTAAATGGTGCCAAAATGTGGATTTCGAATGCTCCTTTTGCAGATATTGCTGTAGTTTGGGCAAAAGATGAAACAGGCAGAATTCACGGATTAATTGTAGAACGTGGCATGAAAGGGTTTACAACTCCTGAAACACATAATAAATGGTCGCTTCGTGCATCATCTACAGGAGAATTGATCTTTGACAATGTAAAAGTTCCTAAAGAAAATCTGTTACCAAATAAATCCGGATTAGGCGCACCGCTTGGCTGTTTGGATTCTGCCAGATACGGAATCGCTTGGGGTGCAATTGGAGCAGCAATGGATTGCTATGATACTGCTTTGCGTTATGCAAAAGAGAGAATCCAGTTTGGAAAACCAATTGGAGGAACACAATTACAACAGAAAAAACTGGCAGAAATGATTACCGAAATCACAAAAGCGCAATTATTAACCTGGCGTTTGGGTGTCTTGAGAAATGAAGGAAAAGCAACTACAGCTCAAATCTCAATGGCAAAACGAAACAATGTCGACATGGCAATTCATATCGCACGCGAAGCCAGACAAATGCTGGGCGGAATGGGAATTACCGGTGAATATTCGATTATGCGTCATATGATGAATCTCGAAAGTGTAATCACTTATGAAGGAACTCACGACATTCATTTGCTAATTACAGGAATGGATGTAACTGGAATTCCAGCATTTAAATAATAAACAACTATTAAAATATATATAAAAACAATGCAAAAAGCTTCTTCTAACCGAGAAGCTTTTTATATTTGCAAAAAATTACGAAAATGAATATTGAGACTATCAACAATAGCATTCAACCTCAAAAAGATCAACTTTTACAACATTCTTTATACAATAAAATTCAAAGTATTGACGACTTACATAGTTTCCTTGAAACACACGTTTTTGCTGTTTGGGATTTTATGTCATTATTAAAAGCTTTACAAGCCAAACTTACTTGTACAACAACACCTTGGTTTGCTACAAAAAATCCTGAAACAAGATATTTAATCAACGAAATTGTTCTTGCCGAAGAAACAGATTTAAGTATTGACGGAAGAAGACAAAGTCATTATGAAATGTATCTTGAAGCAATGCAGGATTGTGGCGCTGATACAAACGGAATTAACACCTTTTTATCCGAAGTAAATTCATTGCACAACATTTTTGTTGCCATAAAACAAAGTTCATTACATCCGAATACAAAAGCCTTTTTAGATTTTACTTTTAGAGTAATCGAAGAAGGAAAACCACACGAAATAGCAGCAGCATTTACTTTTGGAAGAGAAGATTTGATTCCGAGTATGTTTACTGCAATCCTGAAGAACTTTCAAAAAAATCTTCCGGAAACTGACTTGAGTAAACTTTTGTATTATTTTGAAAGACACATAGAATTAGATGCCGACGAACACGGACCAATGGCGATGCAAATGATTACTGATTTATGCGAAGATGATGCTCAAAAATGGAAAGAAGTTGAAGAAATCTCAATCCTGGCTTTAGAAAAACGAATCGGACTTTGGAATGCCATTGAAGAAGAAATTCTGATGAAAACAGAAATGGTATAAAAACCAAAGCAAGTTATTTAACGTAACTATTTGTTTAAAATGACACGAAACCTAATTTACCCAAATTATGAAACCACATTTCAAACAAATAGTTACCATCATACTCTCTATATTTCTCTTAAGTTGTAACAGTGATGAAAGTTCTTCAGAAACTACAAGCACAACTCCTCCTGCAACAGAAACTCCCACTACAACAATTCCTACTACTGTAAATTATCTGGCATTAGGCGACAGTTATACAATAGGCCAAAGTGTTTGCGAAACCTGTCGATATCCTGAACAGTTAAAAGCAAGCTTAAAAACAATCTACCCTCAAACCAGTTTTTCATTACAAGTAATTGCCCAAACTGGCTGGACAACTTCAGATCTAATTTCGGCTATAAATAGCAAAAAACCAGATTCTAATTATGATTTGGTTACACTTTTAATTGGTGTGAATAATCAATATCAACATCTGAATTTTAGTGTTTATGAAAAGGAATTTCCGCAATTGCTGGACAAAGCCATTGCATTGGCAAAAGGAGATAAAAAAAACGTACTTGTGCTTTCGATTCCTGATTATACGTACACGCCGTTTGCCTCCAATTATACTGCCGAAAACCAAGCAAGGGTTTCTGGTGAAATAACAAAATACAATAATACTGCCGAGAGTTACTGCATTAGTAAAGGTGTTGCTTTTATCTCTATTACTGACATTACTCAAAAAGGTTTGAGCAATAGCAGCCTTGTTGCTTCAGATGGTTTACATCCATCGGAGTTGGCTTATAAACAGTTTGTAGATCGTATTCTTCCTAAAGTAAAAATGATTCTGCAGGATTAATTTTCGAATCGAATCGAACAAAAACAGAACTTTTACTTTAAAATTACTTTTCCTTATCTTTACTAGCAGTAAACTACATTAGGAAATGAAAATTGTAGATTTTATCCCAACAGAACAATTAAAACCATTTATCAAGACTTATAGAATTATCGAAAGTCAGGATGAATTAATCAATCGGGTTTTGCCGGGGACTGCGCTTACAATTGCTTTTAGATGCAAAGGCGACGTTAATTACATTAAAGGAAATAGTCATGATAATTTACCTGTTTCAGCAATTTCCGGTATTCGAAAATCAGCGCGGTTAATTAATTATTCAAAAGATACTACAACTGTTATTGTTCACT is a window encoding:
- a CDS encoding SGNH/GDSL hydrolase family protein; the encoded protein is MKPHFKQIVTIILSIFLLSCNSDESSSETTSTTPPATETPTTTIPTTVNYLALGDSYTIGQSVCETCRYPEQLKASLKTIYPQTSFSLQVIAQTGWTTSDLISAINSKKPDSNYDLVTLLIGVNNQYQHLNFSVYEKEFPQLLDKAIALAKGDKKNVLVLSIPDYTYTPFASNYTAENQARVSGEITKYNNTAESYCISKGVAFISITDITQKGLSNSSLVASDGLHPSELAYKQFVDRILPKVKMILQD